Proteins encoded in a region of the Mariprofundus ferrinatatus genome:
- a CDS encoding VanZ family protein produces the protein MMTASPWPLPLPRVLEILHRDAALEGRYSRAAWALLLICYCGLIFYLSDRSMVAVPDLFSWQDKFIHALAYALMAFFFWSAAVGAISTHAKLALLTLLFCAIYGATDEWHQSFIAGRDASLFDWLADITGALLLTAALWKRERGLLERE, from the coding sequence ATGATGACGGCATCGCCATGGCCTTTGCCATTGCCGAGGGTGCTGGAAATATTGCATAGGGATGCAGCTTTGGAGGGAAGGTACTCAAGAGCGGCCTGGGCTCTATTACTGATCTGCTACTGTGGCCTGATTTTCTACCTCTCCGACCGATCCATGGTGGCGGTTCCCGATCTTTTCAGCTGGCAGGATAAGTTTATTCATGCCCTGGCATATGCCCTGATGGCATTTTTCTTCTGGAGCGCTGCCGTCGGCGCGATTTCAACCCATGCAAAACTGGCGCTGTTGACGCTGCTGTTCTGCGCTATCTATGGCGCGACCGATGAGTGGCATCAGTCGTTCATCGCCGGTCGAGACGCCAGTCTCTTTGACTGGCTGGCTGATATCACGGGTGCTTTGCTATTGACAGCTGCCCTTTGGAAAAGAGAGCGTGGGCTATTAGAACGCGAGTAA
- a CDS encoding NAD(P)H-hydrate dehydratase: protein MGITRILTAAQMRKADEITIASGLSGFDLMDRAGRAVAASALKCIPDYSRIVVIAGPGNNGGDGFAAARHLRKYRIPVTVVSLVPVDSLTGDAKEHAVQAIKSGVKVRESLSNEAIGEVERWLGRSSIVIDAIFGTGLGRPVEGFMAEVVARINACDRPVFSIDIATGICADSGSVLGTAVKADVTLPIAASKWGHWLLDGRDYTGRLLEVADIGISDEAIQAAWRDTCDCDESEDHCFCVNSTCLINDTYLNTAWPPRPRLSHKGFFGHVWIFGGSPGFTGAPQLAGLGAYAAGAGLASIACPEDVWPVIAAANLEVMTHPESSTAWQRGDAIVAGPGWGRERGELLSTLLDTDKPLVVDADGLNIIAFTPALQEKLAARAALTVITPHPGEAARLLGKDVGTVQDDRKRAVLELVQRYKCWVVLKGSETLVASPERDIYLNPFGSPQLAIAGSGDVLAGMIGAQLSRKKGDGATLAELISSCVALHGKAGSLEGWYLPGELAKLVSVMRQNLERGDGKEK from the coding sequence ATGGGAATTACCAGGATTTTAACCGCCGCTCAGATGCGCAAAGCGGATGAGATTACCATAGCATCAGGCTTGTCTGGATTTGATCTGATGGACAGGGCCGGCCGTGCAGTTGCCGCTTCAGCACTCAAGTGTATACCCGATTACAGCCGTATCGTTGTCATTGCCGGCCCCGGCAATAATGGCGGCGATGGCTTTGCTGCAGCCCGCCATCTGCGTAAATACAGGATTCCAGTAACCGTTGTTTCGCTCGTCCCCGTTGACTCACTCACTGGCGATGCCAAAGAACATGCCGTGCAAGCCATCAAGAGCGGCGTGAAGGTCAGAGAGTCTCTGTCGAATGAGGCTATCGGTGAGGTGGAGCGCTGGCTCGGTCGCTCATCTATCGTGATTGACGCCATTTTCGGCACCGGCCTTGGCCGGCCAGTGGAAGGATTCATGGCTGAAGTGGTCGCCAGAATCAATGCCTGTGACAGGCCTGTATTCAGTATCGATATTGCCACCGGGATCTGTGCGGATAGTGGAAGTGTGCTGGGTACTGCGGTGAAGGCTGATGTTACGCTGCCCATTGCCGCTTCCAAGTGGGGGCACTGGCTTTTAGACGGACGCGATTATACAGGCAGGCTTCTTGAAGTGGCTGATATCGGCATCAGCGATGAGGCCATTCAGGCTGCATGGCGTGATACCTGTGATTGTGATGAGAGCGAAGATCACTGTTTCTGTGTGAACAGTACCTGTCTTATTAATGATACTTACCTGAATACTGCCTGGCCGCCGCGTCCGCGGCTTTCGCACAAAGGTTTTTTCGGGCATGTCTGGATCTTCGGCGGCTCGCCCGGATTTACCGGTGCTCCGCAGCTTGCCGGACTGGGGGCATATGCTGCCGGTGCAGGTCTGGCCAGTATCGCATGTCCAGAAGATGTATGGCCGGTCATTGCCGCGGCAAACCTTGAAGTGATGACGCACCCGGAGTCATCCACAGCCTGGCAGAGAGGAGATGCCATTGTGGCCGGACCCGGCTGGGGCAGGGAGCGCGGCGAACTGCTTTCCACATTGCTGGATACAGACAAGCCGCTGGTTGTGGATGCGGACGGGCTTAATATTATTGCATTTACCCCTGCTTTGCAGGAGAAGCTGGCCGCTCGGGCTGCACTGACAGTGATAACGCCGCATCCTGGTGAGGCTGCCCGCCTGCTGGGTAAGGATGTCGGAACTGTTCAGGATGATCGTAAGCGGGCAGTGCTTGAACTGGTTCAACGCTACAAATGCTGGGTTGTGCTCAAAGGTTCTGAAACACTGGTTGCCTCTCCCGAACGTGATATTTATCTGAATCCGTTTGGTTCACCTCAGCTGGCCATTGCGGGTTCAGGCGATGTGCTTGCCGGCATGATCGGAGCCCAGTTGTCACGCAAGAAAGGGGATGGGGCCACACTTGCCGAGCTTATCTCATCGTGTGTGGCGCTGCATGGAAAGGCAGGGTCACTGGAGGGGTGGTATCTTCCCGGCGAACTGGCTAAGCTTGTTTCTGTAATGCGCCAGAATCTTGAAAGGGGTGATGGCAAGGAGAAGTAG
- the rnc gene encoding ribonuclease III, which yields MNNAESLEKRVAYSFSDRSLLERALTHRSASIAMQVQHMERLEFLGDAVLGLVISEFLHDTFPEKAEGDLSRMRSALVRRESLLEVAAAWRLIPHLIVGDSEKSKQGIKSPSIAANAVEAVIGAVFEDGGWESARRVVKAAWKPLIVGIGRVDTRDAKSRLQELTQARGWGLPEYELKDNGVGVTPRFEAVCLVQGKVSGSGSGGRKKLAEIEAAEQAWSSLNDE from the coding sequence ATGAATAATGCAGAATCACTTGAAAAGAGGGTTGCATACAGTTTTTCAGACAGGTCCCTTTTAGAGCGTGCCCTGACACACCGCTCGGCATCGATTGCCATGCAGGTTCAGCACATGGAACGACTCGAGTTTCTCGGTGATGCAGTGTTGGGGCTGGTGATCTCCGAATTCCTGCATGACACCTTTCCTGAAAAAGCGGAGGGCGACCTCTCACGCATGCGTTCAGCACTGGTCAGGCGTGAGAGCCTGCTGGAGGTGGCTGCAGCATGGCGGTTGATTCCACATCTGATTGTCGGTGACAGTGAAAAGAGCAAACAGGGGATCAAGTCGCCATCTATTGCTGCCAACGCAGTTGAGGCGGTGATCGGAGCCGTTTTTGAGGATGGTGGCTGGGAGTCTGCACGCAGAGTGGTGAAGGCGGCATGGAAACCGCTGATCGTTGGTATCGGGCGTGTGGATACACGCGATGCCAAGAGCCGGCTGCAGGAGTTGACTCAGGCCAGGGGTTGGGGTCTTCCGGAATATGAATTGAAGGATAATGGGGTCGGTGTAACCCCCCGTTTTGAGGCGGTCTGCCTGGTGCAGGGAAAAGTGAGCGGTAGCGGAAGTGGCGGGCGCAAGAAGTTGGCGGAGATTGAAGCTGCCGAGCAGGCATGGAGTAGTTTGAATGACGAGTAA
- the era gene encoding GTPase Era, which produces MTSNSDFHCGTVALLGRPNVGKSTLMNRIIGAKVAIVTPKPQTTRHRILGIFTDEERQIVFVDTPGIHKGSKQLNRNMVRIAYAAAEEADVLAIMQDASQPMDVGTRMLIERFADGRLTQPRIHVLNKVDKANKDRLLPRLLETQRLDPGAVAYVPVSARKGTQTDELLKELTKCLPQQPAIYDPDWFTDQSQRQLAAEYVREQVFLSMHQEIPFQTAVDIERFEEADDLIEIDAVILVGSERHKPMLIGKGGERMKAVGTRARMGLEEILGCRVRLNLWAKVDADWFDHPGKLMDLGLGSES; this is translated from the coding sequence ATGACGAGTAACAGCGATTTTCATTGTGGTACAGTAGCACTGCTAGGGCGTCCTAATGTTGGCAAGTCGACGCTGATGAACCGGATCATCGGGGCCAAGGTGGCGATTGTGACGCCTAAGCCGCAGACCACACGCCATCGCATTCTCGGTATCTTTACCGATGAAGAGCGCCAGATCGTATTCGTTGATACGCCGGGTATTCACAAGGGCTCCAAACAGCTTAACCGCAATATGGTTCGCATCGCCTATGCGGCAGCCGAAGAGGCCGATGTGCTGGCCATCATGCAGGATGCCAGCCAACCGATGGATGTCGGTACCCGCATGCTGATCGAACGCTTTGCCGACGGCAGGCTTACGCAGCCGCGTATTCACGTGCTCAACAAGGTGGATAAGGCCAACAAGGACAGGCTGCTGCCCCGCCTGCTGGAGACGCAGCGTCTTGATCCGGGTGCGGTGGCCTATGTGCCGGTATCCGCAAGAAAAGGGACCCAGACCGATGAGCTGCTCAAGGAGCTGACGAAGTGCCTGCCTCAGCAGCCGGCGATCTACGATCCGGATTGGTTTACCGATCAGAGCCAGCGCCAGCTTGCTGCCGAATATGTACGCGAGCAGGTGTTTCTCTCCATGCATCAGGAGATTCCGTTCCAGACAGCCGTTGATATCGAGCGCTTCGAGGAGGCCGATGACCTGATTGAGATCGATGCTGTAATTCTGGTCGGTTCCGAGCGACACAAGCCGATGCTGATCGGCAAAGGCGGGGAGCGCATGAAGGCGGTGGGCACCAGGGCGCGTATGGGCCTTGAGGAGATTCTCGGTTGCCGCGTTCGTCTTAATCTCTGGGCCAAGGTGGATGCGGACTGGTTCGATCATCCGGGTAAGCTGATGGATCTTGGCCTTGGAAGTGAGTCCTAG
- a CDS encoding pyridoxine 5'-phosphate synthase: protein MHLGVNIDHIATIRQARGTAYPDPLDAVPVCMAGGADSITAHLREDRRHIQDHDMERLAAIEGLHLNMEMGVTDEMVAICERLRPAACCLVPEKREELTTEGGLDVVAHKARLAPAVARLSAAGVRVSMFIDPIPEQIRASREIGAAVVELHTGHYANYSGEAQAKELAALADGAKLASDIGLIVHAGHGLTIENTPAICAIPEVEELNIGHAIVADAIFKGLQQAVADFRAVMVR, encoded by the coding sequence ATTCATCTGGGTGTAAATATCGATCACATTGCCACTATCCGGCAGGCGCGCGGAACCGCTTATCCCGATCCGCTTGATGCGGTGCCTGTCTGCATGGCCGGTGGTGCCGACAGTATTACTGCACACCTGCGTGAGGATCGCCGACACATTCAGGATCACGACATGGAGCGGCTTGCCGCTATCGAAGGTCTGCACCTGAATATGGAGATGGGTGTAACCGATGAGATGGTGGCGATATGTGAACGACTGAGGCCTGCCGCCTGCTGCCTTGTTCCGGAGAAGCGCGAAGAGCTGACCACCGAAGGCGGCCTTGATGTGGTTGCGCACAAGGCGCGTCTGGCTCCTGCAGTTGCGCGCTTGTCAGCTGCCGGTGTTCGCGTCTCGATGTTTATCGACCCGATCCCTGAGCAGATCAGGGCGAGTCGCGAGATCGGAGCTGCGGTGGTGGAGTTGCATACCGGTCACTACGCGAACTACTCGGGTGAAGCGCAGGCCAAAGAGCTGGCTGCTCTTGCCGATGGCGCCAAGCTTGCCAGTGATATCGGCCTGATCGTGCATGCCGGCCATGGACTGACGATTGAGAATACACCTGCGATCTGTGCAATTCCCGAAGTCGAAGAGCTCAATATTGGCCATGCCATTGTTGCCGATGCGATTTTTAAGGGGTTACAGCAGGCGGTGGCTGATTTCAGGGCGGTGATGGTTCGCTGA
- the lepB gene encoding signal peptidase I, whose product MSRANKPVWREWIESLLIIAALAVVIRSFVVAPFKIPSTSMVPTLEIGDYLFVLRYPYGFRIPFTDTQILSKQANRGDVAVFVYPEDKSKDYIKRVVGIPGDKITYRDNILFVNGKEMPLQQKGKRAYYMADGTADVSDVFVENLTGISHEVLLKHYSIKDGEWVVPEGHYFVLGDNRNNSRDSRFWGFVPQSYMVGRAAIIWWSWDGIKGSVRWDRLGHVIE is encoded by the coding sequence GTGAGCAGAGCAAACAAACCTGTATGGCGTGAGTGGATCGAGAGTCTGCTGATTATTGCGGCTCTGGCTGTTGTGATCCGTAGTTTTGTGGTTGCTCCGTTCAAGATTCCCTCGACCAGCATGGTGCCGACACTTGAGATCGGCGATTACCTTTTTGTGCTGCGCTATCCCTACGGTTTCCGAATTCCCTTTACCGATACCCAGATTCTCTCCAAGCAGGCCAATCGCGGCGATGTGGCTGTATTTGTCTACCCTGAAGACAAGAGCAAGGATTATATCAAGCGTGTGGTGGGCATCCCCGGCGATAAAATCACCTATCGCGACAATATCCTCTTTGTGAATGGCAAAGAGATGCCGCTACAGCAGAAGGGAAAACGTGCCTATTACATGGCTGACGGTACGGCCGATGTTTCCGACGTCTTTGTTGAGAATCTGACGGGCATCAGCCATGAGGTGTTGCTCAAGCACTATTCGATCAAGGATGGTGAGTGGGTAGTGCCTGAGGGGCACTACTTCGTGCTGGGCGACAATCGCAACAATTCGCGTGATTCACGCTTCTGGGGATTTGTCCCTCAGTCTTACATGGTGGGGCGTGCGGCTATCATCTGGTGGTCATGGGACGGCATCAAAGGTTCCGTTCGCTGGGATCGTCTGGGTCATGTTATTGAATAA
- the recO gene encoding DNA repair protein RecO yields the protein MSEATDQALLVRRIPYGDTSLICHFFTEKHGRIALMARGARRPKSSFRATLEPLYELQISWHPGRSGMGTLTDVNRGRALLNPAQVLDGQELVAIASRLFQEGDLHGFNELNSGFEVLSSCSQQPLPAAVWKLLEQTGWLGDMSHCWLCSVHVEGSMYWSEGHLLCSACGKGMEISAGLRKSIAALMHGERVLLSEQNAVRWREMIRLILQQHGVKATDSFKC from the coding sequence ATGAGTGAAGCGACAGATCAGGCGCTGCTGGTCAGGCGAATCCCTTATGGCGACACATCGCTGATATGCCACTTTTTCACCGAGAAGCACGGCCGTATCGCTCTGATGGCGAGAGGGGCCAGACGCCCAAAAAGCAGTTTTCGGGCCACCCTTGAACCGCTCTATGAACTGCAGATCAGCTGGCATCCTGGCAGAAGCGGCATGGGTACACTCACCGACGTGAACAGGGGCAGAGCTCTGCTGAATCCGGCGCAGGTTCTGGATGGGCAGGAGCTTGTCGCCATTGCCTCGCGGCTGTTTCAGGAGGGGGACCTTCACGGTTTCAATGAGTTGAACTCTGGCTTTGAAGTGCTCTCATCCTGCAGTCAGCAGCCGCTTCCCGCCGCTGTATGGAAGCTCCTGGAGCAGACCGGCTGGTTGGGGGATATGTCGCACTGTTGGCTCTGTTCAGTCCATGTGGAGGGGAGCATGTACTGGAGTGAGGGGCATCTGCTCTGTAGCGCATGCGGCAAAGGTATGGAAATATCCGCAGGTCTCAGGAAGTCGATTGCGGCGCTGATGCATGGCGAGCGTGTGCTGCTCTCCGAGCAGAATGCTGTAAGGTGGCGCGAGATGATTCGCCTGATCCTGCAACAGCATGGCGTCAAGGCGACAGACAGTTTTAAGTGTTAG
- the sdhC gene encoding succinate dehydrogenase, cytochrome b556 subunit has translation MAERPLSPRISIYRWHPTMIASLAHRASGLVLVLFVPLYLWLLRGMTGSSEQFEATSAWLHSGLGQLFLWVAGVSLVYHFVNGVRFLSIDTGWFESRSALRSSAFVVLGITAVAAVILAVIL, from the coding sequence ATGGCTGAACGTCCACTCTCTCCACGCATCAGTATCTATCGCTGGCATCCGACCATGATCGCCAGCCTTGCACACCGTGCCAGTGGCCTTGTCCTGGTTCTCTTTGTTCCACTCTATCTATGGCTTCTGCGTGGCATGACCGGCAGCAGTGAGCAGTTTGAAGCCACCTCCGCGTGGCTGCATTCAGGCCTGGGTCAATTGTTTCTCTGGGTTGCGGGTGTCTCACTGGTCTATCACTTTGTAAACGGTGTTCGTTTTCTCTCTATCGATACGGGCTGGTTTGAGAGTCGCTCAGCCCTCCGCTCCAGTGCCTTTGTGGTGCTCGGGATA
- the acpS gene encoding holo-ACP synthase, translating into MAIIGIGTDRVVIARIAASVERFGDRFVQRVYSETEIEQANAKGNVVRRLAMLFAAKEAASKALGTGFRRGVRLQDIETVHLASGKPEISLHGAAASIAETLGIETVHISLTDDDGIAMAFAIAEGAGNIA; encoded by the coding sequence ATGGCGATTATCGGCATCGGTACCGACCGGGTGGTGATCGCCCGCATTGCTGCTTCAGTCGAGAGGTTCGGGGATCGCTTCGTGCAGCGCGTTTATAGCGAAACCGAGATCGAGCAGGCCAATGCCAAAGGGAATGTCGTACGCCGGCTGGCAATGCTGTTTGCCGCCAAAGAGGCCGCATCCAAGGCGCTGGGAACCGGTTTCAGGCGGGGTGTCAGATTGCAGGATATTGAAACGGTACACCTTGCCTCAGGTAAGCCGGAAATCTCTCTGCATGGTGCTGCAGCCAGTATTGCAGAGACTCTCGGTATCGAGACTGTTCACATCTCGTTAACCGATGATGACGGCATCGCCATGGCCTTTGCCATTGCCGAGGGTGCTGGAAATATTGCATAG
- the lepA gene encoding translation elongation factor 4, whose product MSKINQSHIRNFSIIAHIDHGKSTLADRLIEVTGALSERQMKKQVLDSMELEQERGITIKAQTATLNYKAKDGEIYQLNLIDTPGHVDFTYEVSRSLQACEGALLIVDAAQGVEAQTLANVYLAMENDLEIIPVINKIDLPSADIEEAKRQIEDVIGLDASFAIPVSAKTGQGIEDVLEAIVEHVPPPQNLDEKPLRALVVDSWFDSYVGAVALIRVFEGTIKKGDRFRLMSMPTAASYEVQDLGYFVPAPFSTPHLDSGAVGFLIGGIKKLADLKVGDTVTTLKNGATEPLPGYREPKPMVFSGLYPVDSADYNELRDSLEKLHMNDPAFTFEPENSSALGLGFRCGFLGMLHMEIVQERLEREYDLDLITTAPSVIYRIYKTDGTMIEISNPSEFPDPAGIDRIEEPTVLANIFMPEEFVGAMMKLCQERRGMQQDMKFIGQGRVMLTYRLPLAEMVIDFYDKLKSVSRGYASMDYELADFSPDDVVKLDVLVHAEPVDALSLIVHRSIAESRGRDLVKKLRELIPRQQFDVPLQAAIGGRILARETVKAVRKNVTAKCYGGDITRKRKLLEKQKAGKKRMKSIGSVEVPQEAFLAVLKLGEGK is encoded by the coding sequence ATGAGTAAGATCAATCAATCCCATATCCGAAATTTTTCTATTATTGCCCATATCGATCATGGCAAGTCCACGCTTGCCGATCGTCTGATCGAGGTGACCGGGGCACTCTCTGAGCGCCAGATGAAGAAACAGGTGCTCGACTCGATGGAGCTTGAGCAGGAGCGCGGCATTACCATCAAGGCACAGACCGCAACCCTGAATTACAAGGCGAAGGATGGAGAGATCTACCAGCTTAACCTGATCGACACACCGGGCCATGTCGATTTCACCTACGAGGTATCCCGTTCGCTGCAGGCGTGCGAAGGTGCGCTGTTGATTGTCGATGCTGCCCAGGGTGTGGAGGCACAGACGCTGGCCAATGTCTATCTGGCCATGGAGAACGACCTCGAGATCATTCCGGTGATTAATAAGATCGACCTGCCAAGCGCCGATATTGAAGAGGCCAAGCGCCAGATCGAGGATGTGATCGGGCTGGATGCCTCTTTTGCGATTCCGGTCTCCGCCAAAACAGGGCAGGGCATTGAGGATGTGCTTGAAGCGATTGTTGAGCATGTACCGCCGCCGCAGAACCTGGATGAGAAACCGCTGCGTGCGCTGGTGGTTGACTCATGGTTCGACTCCTATGTGGGAGCAGTGGCTCTGATCCGTGTCTTCGAGGGTACAATCAAGAAGGGGGACCGCTTCCGGCTGATGTCGATGCCGACTGCCGCCTCCTACGAAGTGCAGGATCTCGGATACTTTGTTCCGGCACCATTCTCCACGCCGCATCTGGATTCCGGAGCCGTGGGCTTCCTGATCGGCGGCATCAAGAAGCTGGCCGACCTGAAGGTGGGTGATACGGTAACCACACTGAAGAATGGCGCCACCGAGCCGCTGCCTGGATACCGGGAGCCGAAACCGATGGTGTTCTCTGGCCTCTATCCGGTTGATTCCGCAGATTACAACGAGTTGCGTGACTCGCTTGAGAAACTGCATATGAATGATCCCGCCTTCACCTTCGAGCCTGAAAACTCCTCGGCGCTGGGGCTGGGGTTCCGCTGCGGGTTCCTCGGAATGCTGCATATGGAGATCGTGCAGGAACGACTTGAACGCGAATATGATCTTGACCTGATCACCACGGCTCCCTCGGTGATCTATCGCATCTATAAAACCGATGGCACCATGATCGAGATATCCAATCCGAGCGAGTTTCCGGATCCCGCAGGCATCGACCGCATTGAGGAGCCGACGGTGCTGGCCAATATCTTCATGCCCGAAGAGTTTGTCGGTGCGATGATGAAGCTCTGTCAGGAGCGCCGCGGTATGCAGCAGGATATGAAATTTATCGGACAGGGGCGTGTCATGCTCACCTATCGTCTGCCGCTGGCTGAGATGGTGATCGATTTTTACGATAAGCTGAAATCGGTTTCGCGCGGTTATGCATCGATGGATTACGAGCTTGCCGACTTCTCGCCTGACGACGTTGTGAAGCTCGATGTGCTGGTGCATGCCGAGCCAGTTGACGCACTCTCCCTGATCGTTCACCGCTCGATCGCCGAGTCGCGCGGACGTGATCTGGTAAAGAAACTGCGCGAGCTGATTCCGCGCCAGCAGTTCGATGTTCCCTTGCAGGCTGCAATCGGGGGCCGTATCTTGGCCCGCGAGACAGTCAAGGCAGTTCGCAAGAATGTGACGGCCAAGTGCTACGGCGGCGATATCACCCGTAAACGCAAGCTGCTGGAAAAGCAGAAGGCGGGTAAGAAGCGGATGAAGTCGATCGGAAGTGTTGAAGTGCCTCAGGAGGCATTTCTGGCTGTACTTAAGCTTGGGGAGGGTAAGTGA